TCCAGGCCCGGCTCACCGCCCTGCCCGGCATCGGACCCTGGACGGCCGGATACGTGGCCATGCGGGTGCTCGGCAGCCCCGACATCCTGCTCACGAGCGATCTCGCGCTGCGGCAGGGCGCCGAGCGGCTCGGCCTGCCCGCCCGGGCCTCCGACCTGGCCGGCCACGGCGGTCGCTGGGCGCCGTGGCGCAGCTACGCGGGCATGCACCTGTGGCGTGCGGCCGGGTCGGCTCCGCGACCGGCCGGTTCCCCGGGTCCCAGCGAGATGGGCGCGGCCCCGTTACGCTGAGAAAGTGAAGTTTGCGCACCTCAGAGTTGAAGGCCAGTCCACCCCCCGTCTCGCCATCGTGGTGGAAGACGAGGCGCTCTTCCTCGACGAGGTGATCGACGACGCCCCGCGCGATCTCCAGGACCTGATCGAAAAGGGCGCACCCGAGTTCGACCGGGTGCGCGCCCTCACCACCCACGCGCTGCAGCACGGGGCCAGCCTGACCCCGGTCGACGACCTCCGGCATTCCTCCGCCGTGCTGCGCCCGCCGCAGATCATCGCGATCGGCGCCAACTACGCCGCGCACTCGTCCGAGCTCAAGCTGCGCAGCGAGACCGCGGCCACCGTGTTCTCGCTCTGGCCGAACTCCCTCACCGGCCACGAGGCCGTCATCTCCTGGCCGGCCGACCTCACCAGCCAGGTCGACTACGAGGCCGAGCTGGGTGTCATCATCGGCCGCCCGGCCCGCAACGTCTCGGTGCGTGACGCGCTGGACTATGTCTTCGGGTACACGGTCGTCAATGACATCACGGCCCGCGACCTGCAGTTCTCCGAGGCTCAGTGGTCAAGGTGCAAGTCGTTCGACGGGTTCACCCCCACCGGCCCGCTCGTCGTCACGGCCGATGAGATCGCCGACCCGCAGAACCTCTGGCTGACCACCCACGTCGACGGGCGCATCCTGCAGGATGCGTCGAGCGGCGATATGGTGCGCACCGTGGCCGAGATCATCGCGTACCTGTCCCTCACGTCCACGCTGCTGCCCGGCACGCTCATCTCCACCGGCAGCCCCGGCGGCGCCGGTTACAGCCGCAAACCGCAGGTGTTCCTCAAGGACGGATCGACGGTCACCGTCTCCATCGACCGCATCGGCTTGTTGACGACCCATTGCCGTGAAATCTGACCCCGCGCCGCCCCGCACGCCGATCACCGTCTCGGTGGTCATTCCCGTCTACAACGACGCCGCCTTCCTGCGCACCTGCCTGCGCGCGCTGGCCGAGCAACGCCGGCCTGCCGACGAGATCATCGTCGTCGACAACGCCTGCACGGACGCCTCGGCCGCCATTGCGCGCGCCGCCGGAGTGCGAGTGGTCACCGAGCCGCACCGGGGTATCTGGCCCGCTGCGGCAACGGGCTACGACGCGGCCACCGGCGCCGTGATCGCCCGGCTCGACGCCGATTCCGTGCCGCCCGTCGACTGGGTCGAGCGCATCGCGGAGCGCTTCCAGGCCGAGCCCGGCCTCTTCGTGTACACCGGCCCGGGCGACTTCTACGGCTGCGGCCCGATCACTGCCCTGCTCGGTCGTCGGCTGTACATCGGCGGCTACTTCCTCTGGATGGGGCTGTGGCTGGGCCATCCGCCGCTGTTCGGCTCCAACTTCGCCATGCGCGGGGAGGTCTGGGCGGCGACCAGGGACCGGGTGCGCCGGGACAGCGACACCGTGCACGACGACCTCGACTTCAGCATGCACCTCGGCGCGGATCACCCGGTCACGCTCGACCGCAGTCTGCGCGTGGGCATCTCCGCCCGGCCGTTCGGAACCCCGCGGGGGCTGGGCCGCCGGGTGGCCTGGGCCGGTCGCACCCTGTTCGCCGGCTGGCCGGAGTACGCGCCGTGGCGCATCCGCCGCAATGCGGGCAGTCGCCGACCCCGATCCGGTAGCGCCGGACGGGTTCAGCGCCCCCGGGCGTAGAGGGCGAGCATGTCCTGGGCCAGCTGGTTCGGTGTGGTCTCGCAGGGGCTGTGCCCCGCCGGATAGACGCGCAACTCTGCGCCGATGCGCCGCGCGAAGCGGCGGTGCAGGCGCAGTCTCCACAGATCGCGGTTGCCGACGGCGATGAGCGTGGGCACCGCACTGCCGGCCAGTTCCCGGCGCACGTCCGGGGTGTGCTTCATCAGGCGGATGATCTCGTCAAGGCTCGCGCGGCTGGTGTAGCCGAACCGCATCCGGGCGAGGGCGAGACGTCCAGGACGGGTGTGGTTGCGGTTGGTCACGATCCCCCAGACCATGAGGGAGGCGATGGTATGCGGCGGCACCATGCGGCTCACCGGACCGAGCCATCGCACCCCGCGGAAGGTCTGACCGGGGTCCGGCGGGGTGGTGAGCAGCACCAGCGAGGCGAACAGGTCGGGCCGGCGGGCCAGGGTGAGCTCGGCGACGAGCCCGGCGAAGGAATAGCCGAGCACGTGCACTGGTGTGCGGCCCGACTCCAGGACGGCGATGAGGTCGTCGACGAACAGCCCGTAGTCGTAGGCCGCGCCGGGCACCGGGCCCGCAGCGGCCGACTCGTACTGGCCGGCCAGGTCGAAGCTCTCCACCCGGTACCCGGCGCCGGCCAGGAGCGGGGCAAGCAGCGCGAAGTCTTCCTTCGACCCTGTGGCACCGGGCACGAGGACCACCCGCGGGTCGCCCGGCCGGCCCAGCGCCGTCGCGGCCAAACGGCCGCTGGGGGCGGAGAAACTGTACCGTTGGGTGCCAGGGGGCAGGACCGTCCAGTCCAGGTCCGGCAGGGCGGCGTCCAGCGCCGCGAGCCGATCGAGGTGGATCGGCTCGTGCCGGCGACCGCTCGGCCTCACACGCAGGGACACGGCACCAGAGTAACCCGGTGTGGCGCCCTGCGCCCCTGCGTGTCGGGACTGCCGCCTACTCGATGATGGGGATCGACGACGTGCCGGTGTCCGGCTCCATGCCGGAGAGCCGGGCCGGTTCGAGCTCGCGCATCACGTCTTCCCGGGTCATCAGGTTGGCTTCCACGACGAGGTCGGCGACGTTCCGCCCGGTCAGCAACGCGGTCTGCGCGAGCGCCGCGGCCGCGGCATAGCCGATGTGCGGGATGAGCGCGGTGATCACGCCCACGCTGGAGCCGACCATCGCCGCCAGACGGTCCTCGTTGGCGGTGATGCCGTCGATGCAGTTCACCCGCAGGGTCCACATCGCCTGGGTCATCCAGGTGAGGCTCTGGAACAGGTAGTGCGCGATGACGGGTTCGAAGGCGTTCAGTTGCAGCTGCCCGCCCTCCGCGGCCATCGTCACCGTCACATCCGCCCCGGCGACGGCGAAGGCCACCTGGTTGACGACCTCGGGGATGACCGGGTTGACCTTGCCGGGCATGATGCTGGACCCGGCCTGCCGGGGCGGCAGGTTGATCTCGCCTAAACCGGCCTGCGGTCCGGAGGAGAGCAGGCGCAGGTCGTTGCAGATCTTGGACAGCTTGATCGCGCTGCGCTTGAGGTTGCCGCTGAACGACATGAAGCTGCCCGCGTCGCTGGTGGACTCGATCAGGTCGGGCGCGGTCTCCAGGTTGAGCCCGGTGATGATGTTCAGGTGCCGGATGGCCGCGGCCGCGTAGCCGGGATCGGCGGTGATGCCCGTGCCGATCGCGGTGGCGCCCAGGTTGACCTCGGCGAGCAGCCAGATTGTCTCGGTGAGCCTGTCGTAGTCCTCGCCGAGGGTGGTGGCGAAGCCGTGGAACTCCTGGCCGAGGGTCATCGGCACCGCGTCCTGCATCTGGGTGCGACCCACCTTGAGGATCTGGCCGAACTCCTCGGCCTTGACCGAGAAGGAGCCCTGCAGGGCCTTGAGCTCACGCAGCAGGTGCTTGAGGAAGAAGGCCAGCGCGATCTTGATCGCGGTGGGATAGGTGTCGTTCGTCGACTGGCTGCGGTTGACGTGGTCGATGGGGCTGAGGATGTCGTAACGCCCGCGGCCGTAGCCGGCGTTCTCCAGGGCCAGGTTGCAGATGACCTCGTTGGCGTTCATGTTGGTGGAGGTGCCGGCTCCACCCTGCATGACACCCACGACGAACTGGTCGTGGTGCTTGCCCTCGATGATCTCCTGGCAGGCGGCGTCGATCCAGTCGGCCCGTTCCTGACTGAGCGCGCCGACCTCAGCGTTGGCGCGGGCGCAGGCCTGTTTCACCGAGGCGAGGGCCACCACGAAGTCCGGGTACACCGAGATCGGACGCTTGGCGATGGGGAAGTTGTCCAGGGCACGCTTGGTGTGCACTCCCCAGTAGGCCTCGGCCGGCACCTCGACGCGGCCGAGCGAGTCGCGTTCGATACGGAAGCCGGGGGTGGCTTCGGCGCTGTCGGTCACGGCGGCGTTTTTCAGAGTGCTTGCGGGGCTGTTCGAGTCGATGAGGGGGGTGCCTTCCGGTGCTGCGATCTGCTCGGGGGCCGGCGGCGCTGCCGGCGAGGAGCGAGTGGGGTGGGTGGGTGTCGGGCTGAGTGTCGCATCGGTGATCGTGGACAGGTTGCTGGGGGTGGTGTGCACGCTGGCTCCATTGCCGTCGGGGACGAGCTTGTGGCTCATAACCGATTCACTCTATCGCGGCACAATGCCCCCACACGGGAGCCGCACATTTCGCCCGCCAGGCGCAGCGAAGCGCCGCCCCGACGCGG
This is a stretch of genomic DNA from Cryobacterium soli. It encodes these proteins:
- a CDS encoding aspartate ammonia-lyase, with the protein product MSHKLVPDGNGASVHTTPSNLSTITDATLSPTPTHPTRSSPAAPPAPEQIAAPEGTPLIDSNSPASTLKNAAVTDSAEATPGFRIERDSLGRVEVPAEAYWGVHTKRALDNFPIAKRPISVYPDFVVALASVKQACARANAEVGALSQERADWIDAACQEIIEGKHHDQFVVGVMQGGAGTSTNMNANEVICNLALENAGYGRGRYDILSPIDHVNRSQSTNDTYPTAIKIALAFFLKHLLRELKALQGSFSVKAEEFGQILKVGRTQMQDAVPMTLGQEFHGFATTLGEDYDRLTETIWLLAEVNLGATAIGTGITADPGYAAAAIRHLNIITGLNLETAPDLIESTSDAGSFMSFSGNLKRSAIKLSKICNDLRLLSSGPQAGLGEINLPPRQAGSSIMPGKVNPVIPEVVNQVAFAVAGADVTVTMAAEGGQLQLNAFEPVIAHYLFQSLTWMTQAMWTLRVNCIDGITANEDRLAAMVGSSVGVITALIPHIGYAAAAALAQTALLTGRNVADLVVEANLMTREDVMRELEPARLSGMEPDTGTSSIPIIE
- a CDS encoding fumarylacetoacetate hydrolase family protein, which gives rise to MKFAHLRVEGQSTPRLAIVVEDEALFLDEVIDDAPRDLQDLIEKGAPEFDRVRALTTHALQHGASLTPVDDLRHSSAVLRPPQIIAIGANYAAHSSELKLRSETAATVFSLWPNSLTGHEAVISWPADLTSQVDYEAELGVIIGRPARNVSVRDALDYVFGYTVVNDITARDLQFSEAQWSRCKSFDGFTPTGPLVVTADEIADPQNLWLTTHVDGRILQDASSGDMVRTVAEIIAYLSLTSTLLPGTLISTGSPGGAGYSRKPQVFLKDGSTVTVSIDRIGLLTTHCREI
- a CDS encoding glycosyltransferase family 2 protein encodes the protein MKSDPAPPRTPITVSVVIPVYNDAAFLRTCLRALAEQRRPADEIIVVDNACTDASAAIARAAGVRVVTEPHRGIWPAAATGYDAATGAVIARLDADSVPPVDWVERIAERFQAEPGLFVYTGPGDFYGCGPITALLGRRLYIGGYFLWMGLWLGHPPLFGSNFAMRGEVWAATRDRVRRDSDTVHDDLDFSMHLGADHPVTLDRSLRVGISARPFGTPRGLGRRVAWAGRTLFAGWPEYAPWRIRRNAGSRRPRSGSAGRVQRPRA
- a CDS encoding alpha/beta fold hydrolase gives rise to the protein MSLRVRPSGRRHEPIHLDRLAALDAALPDLDWTVLPPGTQRYSFSAPSGRLAATALGRPGDPRVVLVPGATGSKEDFALLAPLLAGAGYRVESFDLAGQYESAAAGPVPGAAYDYGLFVDDLIAVLESGRTPVHVLGYSFAGLVAELTLARRPDLFASLVLLTTPPDPGQTFRGVRWLGPVSRMVPPHTIASLMVWGIVTNRNHTRPGRLALARMRFGYTSRASLDEIIRLMKHTPDVRRELAGSAVPTLIAVGNRDLWRLRLHRRFARRIGAELRVYPAGHSPCETTPNQLAQDMLALYARGR